One genomic window of Paeniglutamicibacter sp. Y32M11 includes the following:
- the secG gene encoding preprotein translocase subunit SecG: MDVIKLILQILLGITSLLLTLLILLHKGRGGGMSDMFGGGMTSSLGSSGVAERNLNRVTVVLGLIWVAVIIGLGLLMRFSVES, from the coding sequence ATGGACGTCATCAAGTTGATATTGCAGATCTTGTTGGGCATCACCAGCCTGTTGTTAACACTGCTGATCCTGCTGCACAAGGGCCGCGGAGGCGGCATGTCTGACATGTTCGGCGGTGGCATGACCTCATCACTGGGGTCCTCCGGCGTTGCCGAGCGTAACCTCAACCGGGTCACGGTCGTCCTGGGTCTGATCTGGGTCGCCGTCATCATCGGCCTGGGACTGCTCATGCGCTTCAGCGTCGAATCCTAA